From a region of the Salvelinus namaycush isolate Seneca chromosome 40, SaNama_1.0, whole genome shotgun sequence genome:
- the LOC120033247 gene encoding excitatory amino acid transporter 5-like produces MECIKHIIKSMVSVKVWAYIKGYCKRNGLLTLSVIAVVSGCVLGFSLRSFNLSTQAKIYFSFPGELLMRMLKMLILPLITSSLMSGLSAMDTKASGRLGVLTITYYLWTTFIAVIVGIILVLVIHPGTGTEKDGHRGGSGPVMTSADALLDLIRNMIPSNLIEATFQQYRTDLVPIVASSLVESQANYVYVMPDHNNPQLGHPVFLEITPAPDIKYKIVPGHSSGMNVLGIVIFSATMGLLLGKMGERGAPLVNVCQCVNECVMKIINAAMWYFPFGIVFLVAGKILDMHDPAHLGEKLGMYFITVLAGLFVHGLILLPLFYFVITRKNPFTYIRGLLQALVIALATSSSSATLPITMKCLLENCGVDRQIARFVLPVGATINMDGTALYEAVAAIFIAQVNEYELDFGQLVTISITATAASIGAAGIPQAGLVTMVIVLTSVGLPPADITLIVAIDWVLDRFRTMINVLGDALAAGIMCHLCKKDFERRESNANSARRDTVISFGGQSVQSCALSDAPLMDYAHRCDYVYEVEGDCVTERSGPTYNLCQV; encoded by the exons ATGGAGTGTATAAAGCACATTATAAAGAGCATGGTCTCTGTGAAGGTTTGGGCGTACATCAAGGGCTACTGTAAACGCAACGGGTTGCTGACGCTCTCGGTCATCGCCGTGGTTTCTGGCTGTGTGCTCGGCTTCTCCCTCCGCAGCTTCAACCTCTCCACGCAG GCTAAGATCTACTTCTCGTTCCCTGGAGAACTGCTAATGAGGATGTTGAAGATGCTGATCCTGCCTCTCATCACGTCCAG TCTGATGTCGGGGCTGTCAGCCATGGACACTAAGGCCAGCGGGCGGCTGGGGGTGCTAACCATCACCTACTACCTGTGGACCACCTTCATCGCTGTCATCGTCGGCATCATCCTGGTGCTGGTCATCCACCCTGGTACGGGCACAGAGAAGGACGGGCACAGAGGAGGGTCAGGGCCCGTTATGACTTCTGCTGACGCTCTGCTGGACCTCATCAG GAATATGATTCCCTCCAATCTGATAGAGGCAACATTTCAACAGTACCGTACAGACCTGGTGCCCATAGTGGCCTCCAGTTTGGTGGAGTCCCAGGCCAACTACGTCTACGTGATGCCCGACCACAACAACCCTCAGCTGGGCCACCCTGTCTTCCTGGAGATCACCCCAGCTCCAGACATCAAGTACAAGATCGTCCCTGGCCACAGCTCTGGCATGAACGTACTGGGGATTGTCATCTTCTCTGCTACTatgg GCCTGCTCCTGGGGAAGATGGGCGAGAGAGGCGCTCCATTGGTcaatgtgtgtcagtgtgtcaacGAGTGTGTTATGAAGATCATCAATGCTGCCATGTG GTATTTCCCTTTCGGCATTGTGTTCCTGGTAGCAGGGAAGATCCTGGACATGCATGACCCCGCCCACCTGGGAGAGAAGCTGGGGATGTACTTCATCACAGTGTTAGCCGGCCTGTTTGTCCACGGACTCATCCTGCTGCCGCTCTTCTACTTTGTAATCACACGCAAAAACCCCTTCACCTACATCAGAGGCCTGCTACAGGCTCTGGTCATCGCCCTGGCAACCTCCTCCAGTTCCGCCACCCTGCCCATCACCATGAAATGTCTATTGGAGAACTGTGGAGTGGACAGACAGATCGCCAGGTTTGTCCTTCCAGTGGGAGCCACCATCAACATGGACGGGACAGCCCTCTACGAGGCCGTGGCAGCCATTTTTATCGCTCAGGTCAACGAGTACGAACTGGACTTTGGTCAGCTGGTCACCATCAG TATCACAGCAACAGCGGCCAGTATCGGGGCTGCTGGGATTCCGCAGGCGGGCCTGGTTACCATGGTGATCGTCTTGACCTCTGTGGGGCTGCCGCCCGCTGACATCACACTGATCGTGGCCATCGACTGGGTCCT GGATCGTTTCCGGACCATGATCAATGTGTTGGGAGACGCCTTGGCTGCAGGCATCATGTGTCACCTCTGTAAGAAGGACTTTGAGAGGAGGGAGTCAAATGCTAACTCTGCCCGG AGGGACACAGTGATCTCCTTCGGTGGCCAGAGTGTCCAGAGTTGTGCCCTGTCCGATGCTCCTCTCATGGACTATGCCCATCGCTGTGACTATGTCTACGAGGTGGAAGGTGACTGTGTCACAGAGAGATCTGGCCCCACTTACAACCTGTGTCAGGTTTAG